The following DNA comes from Epinephelus moara isolate mb chromosome 2, YSFRI_EMoa_1.0, whole genome shotgun sequence.
CCACTGAACCATCTGCTCACAGTCGAGGCCAGAGGTGTGAAAAATGATGCATtggctgttgctgttgctgcagtACAATGCAACACAAGGACTCACAGTATGACATAAGCAAACAACACGCTGATTCACATGTGGCTCACACAGATTCCCAGCAATATACCCCTATTAATATTCAGATCCAAAAACCAACGAAAGATCACTAATCCTCTAAACAAAAGAGCATGTATGCCTGATTACAGAGCCAAGCCCTCAGACTGCAGCAGAGATGCCCACCTGCCTCAGAGCCGGCAGCCAGGGCTGCCTAGGAGCTAAAATGGAGAAGTGTGTGGGCTGGTTGAGGAAGCAATAAAGAATCAGAGCAGTAGAGTGTTTTAGTGCAACAGTTGCATTTAAACAAGGCTGGGATAAAACgcttttaatttatgttttgaatgacagatgaataaaaacaacaacagtgaggACATCATGGTTAATAAGTACAGTCCCTATGTAATTTACCAACACAGATGCTGGATGGGATGGAATTATCAATTATTCATCTGTTCTCATCCCAGTCATTGTATTATTTAGGACTCCAGATGATGGCACAAACGGGATGAGAAAGCAGAAATACGATACGATAAAAAGAAGTGAAGAGCCAAGATTGTACTCACATGAATACCCAGCAGGAGGGAGTGGAGTGTCAGCATTGCAGGCCGTAGAGAAAGCTTCCCATTGTCAGCGTCCCAATCCGCTACAACAAAATCCAGAGACCGGGCGACAGAAAGGAAAGGGCAGGGTCTGTCTGGGCGAAGAAGGGGACAgtaaggaagaggagaagggaaAGGAGGAGATTAGGGGAGTGGCTTGCATGCAGCATTGGTCAGATGGCTGATGGGAGGAGTTGAGGAACCCATGACATATGGAGGGGGTAGGGAATATGCAAAAGAGCTGAAATCTCAGGAACTGACTGAGAGGAACAGTCTGTCTGGTGCAAAGGGGTTTGGCTTCCTTAGATACCGCCCAGTTCCCTTAAATGGACAAAGGATGCAGTTTATTACCTTTAAGCTTTGAATTGATAGGGTGCCAAGGATTACTGGAATACAAAGACACAGGGAATATATTGctgaataaaataatcagaCTACAATCCTGAAATAGACTGTAGTGCAGTGATTTCACTGTTTCACAATAGTTTCTGTTCTTTTGAATCTTGCCTCATGAGGCCTCAGTTTCTTGCATTTGTAacagtaaaaagggaaaatgctAAGTAATATTATGACAGCAGGAAAATGAGAGGGTGCAGGGGAAGGCAGAGAGACAGGGGGAGTCCTGTTTGGTCTGCTATGGATGATACATTTATTTGGGTGGAGTCAGGGGGTGGTGGTATGGGGGTTGCGATCGGGGCACTTGATGAGTCTATTGGAATATGCAATAATATAAGATACATATTTTTATAGAACTACATGAACAGGGAATTTGAAGAACAAAGCAACTAGCTCAGGCTCAATGGATCTTTCACTCTGAAGGTTTATTTTCAGGGGAGTGGGGGATGGGTAGATAGATGCTGAAGGTAAAGCCTAATGAGATGGAGGATGACTTAAcggatgaattaaaaaaaattggcatTGTATTGTAATGTGGATGCACTGTGTGAGGCTGCTGTGGTGGTGCATGCAGTGGGGAGGGAGTTTGTTGGGGGTGGGGCATGGGGTGAGAGGCAAACACAGTCATCTTTGGGTTTTATTCTGCAACGTGGAGTTGCCATGGATACTGCATCCATCGTAGTTTAGTCAAGATGGCTGTTGCagtctggcagcagcagcagcagcagcagcagcagcgagtaGGTCACACAATACAGACTGCAGGTACCTCTCACTGCCAAGACAGATACAGTCAAAATAGCTTATAATATGATTTGTAACATGAGGAGAATGCAAACTCTCCAACTATTTCATCACACATTTGTACATTAGAACAAATCATTGTTTCATGTCAAATATTTTAAGgctacttttctttttaattaaataagcTAATATCgaaataaaaatattcatgGCTGCTTGTAGCAATTTATAACTGCCGATCCTGCAATAACAGGGTGAAAGATACATAGATAATGCAATGCAATCAAATCATAGACAGCATGTGTCACAGCAGGTGTAAAATGTTTCTAACAAATGtagtaaaatacaaataattatGGCCTGGGACCTTTTAATGAGTATGCTGTTTTATCACACATTACAAACAATTGTAGAATTGTACAAATATGTGATTGAATTTCTATTTGTGACCatacatatataatataaaaatatgaatacTCTTAGGTGGAGAGACTTGTCTTGACCTTTTACTTTCAGTGATTCTCTAACACAAAAAACGAGGTTTTATACAAATTTATTTACTGTTCTCACTGATGAGAGATACAAGGAACAATGTCACAACTTAAGATTTAGTTTCTCTGTAATTTTGATGACCATTCATCTTAGTTCTGTACAATTTCAACTGCAAAGAAATAGCACTCTAGCTGTGTTTAAAtaagagcaaaaacaaacattaccTCATTGTAACACTTCAGTCAGACAGCTGGACATAGTCCTAAAAAGCTAATTATTGTAACCCTAGAATTGACTGCTAATAGATGCCAGTAATCAAACTTACATTTTGAAATCCTAGATGTATTGGCACAAGCAGCCTTTGTAACACTGACCCATTTTAGCTCAAAACAATAGCTGAATTGAGTAAGACCCTGAAAGCATCCTCAACCTTCAGCATTTTTGATGTGATTCTGTGACAGCAGCGGGGGAGGGAAACAAAGAGGCAAAAGACAAAGATATTTATGactgtaaaactgaaaaataacagcACTAAATCCAAGCATCCAGTTattaaagtatcaaaaataataattaaaccaCGATTTAACTTACAATCTGATTTCTCTATGCTCTCTTACTCTTATGCTCTCTTATGCTCACACTCAACATCCACTTACTTTCTCAATACATTCTGCAAGGTTGTATATTTTGATCTGGAAAAAGAACACACACTGTAAGTATTGACCCATTTATCAAACTAAAGAGAACAACACTGTACTGACAAGGTAATATTGTTattaacagataaaaaaaataactaaaaatgtTTATAGTGTGTGTGCCCATCTTTCTTTTGTTCACCAGACAATGTACAGATTGCCTGGAGATCAACAACAGCCCTGTTTTCTGTGCAACAGTTTACAATGTTACTGTTATAttctgccatctagtggtacaACATACAAAATAGCTTTTCCTCAACTTTTCCCTCTCCAACTACTTTTCTGGAACCATCTCTCAATCTCTGCACAACCACAttattgatttacaaatgtaacaaaaataTACTCATCACCATGATGAGTATATTACAAGTGACACTAAAGTTACATGTGCTTCCCTGACCTGCCTATACAGCAGAATCAGTGCTCTTATGGACAGTTTCTTTGCTGCTCTGTAGTTTGCTCATGTCTCCAAGGCgttttaaaaagctaaaaaataGTCCAGGGTTTTCAGCCTTAATCCACGTACTCTTAGGGGGAACATTTTCACTATTCTTCTGCAAGTGGTTGCCTGTGGGCTCCATTGCCTTGCCCATTTCATTTTGCTCCCCAAGCCCTCGATCGGAAGCATTGGTCATAGAATCATTTGGCTTGCTTTTCTTTTCCGCTGATGGAGAAGTCTGGTCTTGTGAAGCAGATTTTTGAAAGCTGTGAGATACATCAGTAAAGTCAAACACTTGTTTTGAGGAATGGTGTCCAGCACTCCCTGCTGCCTGTGtccctttttcttttgctgcaGATTTAGGAGTTCTGAGTGGAGGCTTAGCAAACAGAttatcttcctcttcctcagttTTAGAGACCATGGTGGGTAGAGTATGGCGGCGGCCAAGGTTACATTTTGAGGAGCACTGAGGACTGAGCAAAAATCTAATTAAATCCTCATTGGTAGGGTCTCCAGGATACCTATCTGTCTCTTCATCGAAGGTGCGCTGACGCGGCAAGGTGGTAACTGGACCAGGAGATTTCACATTTTCCAGAGAATGGTCCCCAGATGAGACACTGCCACGGCTCTTCTGAAAGCGCAAAACTTTTTTGGATGCTTCACGTAACCTTTGGGCCTCCTCCTCATTATTATCCTGTAGATCTTCCTCGCTATCATCAGTGGTGGCTGAGAAAGATCTACAGGAGGAAGAAATGCTGGTGGTCCTATTGGCTGGGTTTGTAAAATTTCTGAGGTCCTCTTTTCTGGAAGTTTTCACCTCTTCTTCATGAGGAATGTCAGCTTTTGTCTTGTTATCCTCGATATTAGACTGGGCTTTCTTTTGTGAAGGGTTCTCTGTGAGTTCAAATGCTGAATTCCACTCTTTTCTGCCCATGTCCTTCACTCTAATAGGGCCTCCACTTTTTTCATCACCAGGTGGGAGGTTTGCCCGAGAGGTAATTTCTGATAGGCTTCCATTGTTGGGGCTGCCACCTGTGGGACTTCCAAACATGGATGAGGGCCTTCCGGTTCCGATTCTCCTCCGAGAGGCACGATTGGTAAGAAGATTCTGTAGCATGGACTGCAATGCAACTCCATCAAGTTCCTTGTCTCTACTGGAGCATGTAGCTGTGGACCTGCGCTTAGCAGCAATCTGCaatctttctctgtgtctccgTTGCATCTCTGCCACCTCTCGAGCCTTGTTTTCCTGCAGAAAATCACACAGTTAATGTTTTatgcagcagtgttttcttATAGCTCAGCTAAGGAAAACATGCCAGCGCAAAGGCTTACCTGCATGGCCCGCTTAAACTTCTCAAAGAAGGAGTTGAAAATGGAGCAGCACTCCTCCAGTTTGAACTTGTCTGGGTTTTCACAGAAGTACTCTGCCACAGAGTCACTCACTGACTGCAATTCCTGAAGATCTGTTTCTATTTCTGCCAAGCAGGCATCAGCCTCCTAAATGGAGCCCAAATCAAAACATTAGAACATGTAACCCCCTCGAAATTCACACGAACTGAGCTGAATTCCTCAACAAAACGCTTCCTCACCTTAAGAAAATCCTCCATCTGTGCCATTAGATCTTCCTCCTTCAAGATGTCTGCTTTGGCATCTTGAACTTTCTTTACCTGTTTTTCAAACTCTGCTTCAATTTCGCCTTTATTAATTCtgagaataaaaacaagatCAATTGGCAGTAAATAAAAAGAGGGTTAAAACATGCTGAGTGCCTGTAAACAAGACTGTTTACCTTGCTGCAGCTTCAATGTGTTTGAGTTCATCTGTAAATTTAAGCAGTTCCACATCTACCTTCTGAGCTTGCTGTGGTGAATAGAAAagtttgtatatatatataaaaaaaaacatttcagaaacaTATCTTAGGATACAGAAAAACTGGCCCTACTTTGCAATCTGATCAAAGTAATAAAAGTTACTTACCATGACAACATAATGCATAAGATTCATTCcaggtttgtttgctttggtgTCTGCTAACTTCAACAGAGAAGCCATTCGAAAGCCAACTGCACTACCCGCATAGCCACCctgtaatgaaataaataatgtgaGACTCAGAGATGCATAAACACAAAGGAACATAATATAAAACGTCATTATCACGTATTACACACTCACTGCATTCATGTAATTCCCAGTCTTCAGTACCAGGCGAATGACAGAATGGAGATGATCCGACTCCAACAGCTCTAAAAGGAGACACACATGGTGAATTCTAAGTCTAAACGGGTTTGCAATTCTATTTTTGCTCAATATCGTTATGAGTCTCATTTATATAAAATCcaggaaaacaaacagtacCTTTTCCAGCTGCTGTCATAGTGGCAATAAATTCTTTCATTTCATCCATGAGGGGAAAAAATTCCTCTTTGAGCACCAAACTGCTGAGACGCTCCTCATAGCTGTCAGACACAAGGTTTTCCATCATTAGTAAACTACCACTGACATTTAACACCTGCAATATATGAAATTACAGTCAGGTAGCTCACCTGGGAATCTTGACCAGCATTAGCATAAACAGATCTGCTTCTGGGAGAGTGGAGTGGTCGCCCTTAAAATCGACCAGCTGCTTCTGCTGCATTCATTAAAAGAGCCCCCCAAAAAAGTAAGGTCAAATTACAAGTAACAAGTTTTGAAGATTTAAAGAACACATTTGACACATTACAAAAGTATGAGCAGTTGACACAAGTACCTCCCATTCATCTGGCAGCAGCTTGCACAGCTCCCTCAGTTTTCCAGAAGCAAAACCGAGACTACTTCCTGATTTAATTTCTTCAATTATTTCTTTTACAGGCCTGTAGAGTGAGACGAAGAGACAGATAGGGTTCAGATCTTTAGGCACCAATTAccttgatgtttttgtttaggGTTGGGACTTCTCATGAGCAGTCTGTGTCTATGTTGATACCACACTTTGGCATGTTTGGAAAAGCTGGGCTACTGTCACCTACAAGCCTCTACCTGCTCAAATAACTTTGCGAAATAGCAGCACATCTGATGTCAatcctcaaaaacacacatgctgTACAGGACATTATAATGATGGAATATCAATACAAGATacatatttgaaaaaataaagaaacatgaaCACGTTTAGAGGAAAATACAGTAGACAGAAGCCCTGAGTAGTTAGATGAATATGTTGATACATATATTGTTTTACTGTCGCTGAAAATGTTGTCAGTTTGCAGGACATTGTTAACAGCAGTATGGTAattttttccatctctgttgGATCTGTTGCACATGCCAAACAGCCTTGGGCAATACATTTACAATAATTCTCAACAATTGATCTGAGGGTTACCAGGGAGGTAACCTGTTGGAGCAGTAGAACAGCGTAGATAAGACCTGCCAGGACATGTTggcttttaaatgtttgtgcGTATGATCCAGTCATGCTGCAGACTAGTCTACCTAATCCTGTGCTGTTTTACAGGGAAGTATGACGAGATTATTGAGCAAAATCAATTACAGCTTAGAAGTACTACCACTGACTCACCGCTTGAATTGCTTTAGGAAAATTCCAATGTTCATGCTCCTCTTGGAGTTGAGGATGGAAACCTGTGAATGGAAACAGACACAGACCTGGATATAATCAGCTTGTCAGTCGCTAAGATAATTTTACTATTGGCTTCAGCAATGTCTTTTGTATCACAGATACCTCAGCTTTTCAAACAGACAGTTGATTCCAAAGGTTAGGGATTCTTTGAGATGATTGTATTGAACAATCAGGGCAAAGATACCATTGCATCATCGATGCATTTTCTTGGAAAATGGGACATAGGTCAAAATATGAGTTTGGTAACAGATTTTAACCCAGTTTTGTTGGGGAAACGTCAAATAAACAACATAAGAGAAGGTCATGAATAGATGTGTTTTGGCTTAAGACTTTCAATTAATGGCAATAAATGTTGTTTATTAGACACAATAGCTGGAATACAGAGCATAAGTATGCTATTATACAGAATAGTGCTGTGAGAGGACACAATTATACCTTCCTTTAGCAAACAGAGATGAAGAATAGTTAAACTCCACCCTTGTATTAAGTGATTCTAAATCAAAACACAGTGCTTCTTAGACAAACATTATATCCGGTAATGCTTGTACAAATAAACTGgttatttagatttttaaaaagtgatgttTTCAAAATATCACTATAGTCCCATTCCCAAAAAGTCACATGTGATTTATGTCATACGTGGAATGAGGTCAACATAGGATATCCACATTCAATAGAGTTTGCTGCAGACTGGTTTTAGGTTTtagcagagggaaaaaaagtcaatccAGGCTGAAGAAGCTGTCTCCATATCTCAGCATTAcacaacaaaaatagaaaacatttCAATGTATTGCGACATACTCTTGGAGTTAAAATTTTACGGACTCAGCAAAGTTTGACACTTGTATCCTGTGGCTGGAAAACTCACCATCACCCCTCCTGAAGCAGTAGATGGCAGGCCCCTCAGACTCTGCCGATTCTGGGCCTTGAGTTGTTGCTGGTCCTGCTTGTGGCTGAACAGCTCCTCCATGTGATCAGTGTCCAGCTCATATTCCCCATCAGTCTTATCTGCTGTCCAGATGTTGTGCTTTCCTACCACACTGTGTTTGGGAAGGGTTTCCCAGTTAAAATTGCGCATCTTGGAGCGCCGGTGCGCTCCCTTGGCAGAGAGGCCTGGGCCATGTAGGGATGGAGGGAGGCCTGGgactggaggtggaggtggaggtggtggaggcggaggtggtggtggtggtggtggtggtggtggtggagcggGTGGATCTCCCGGTTGCATCTTTGTCAAGGAGCTTTCAGCAGGTTTGGGACAAAGTCATGGTCTCAGTCACACATACAAGCAGGAGTAAAATCTATAATAAATTGGCAGCAAAATATAAACTGTTCTGAATGTTTTATTGGATTTTGCTGCagctgttgtggtgaagagacttgtccaaaatgttgtcagttAGGATGATGCATTCAGACTGAAAGAAACAGAACAGGGTGGGGACAGATTTACAAAAAGTCTCATGTACACTACGACTGGAAGCATTGGGGTTTAGCAATGGATAAAGCATTCACTTTCTCCACAGTAACTAAAATAAACGACTCTAGTGACTCAAAGGGTTCTCAAAACTTAAGAAAATCATTGTAATAATCTATGATACACATTACACTCATCATGCAGAAGTAACTCCAAATCCACCAGAATTATTGTGGGATTATTATGGGCACTTTAGGAAGTAGGCTACTATGAATAAACAGATATTGAGGATGTTAAATGCAGTCAATCTAGATGCTCATTAGGCAGAAACAAGTGAATAAAGATAGACATGAAGGCTAAATTGTAGCTTATAAAGGCCCTGGTGTTTTGATGAATCCGGCCAACTTTATCCACCTTCATCTATACACTACTAAAATCACCATTTGTTACAATGTTTCGTAATGTACTAACACTAGTATTACATAAGGATCGGGAAGTAGAGAGAAAACTcacctttgttttttattcagcTGCTGACGTATTATCCTTATTAGTTCCTCTTTTCCTGTCTTAGTCCTCCGCTGTCTTGTTGGAACTTCACCATCCAAGTTGAGACTGTCAATAACCCGGATAGCGCGAGACGAGAGTGTCGAAACTACCTGCGTTTTAACGACACGCCCAGGTAATTTACAGCCCACACCTTCCAAGCAGGGGGAACTCTGGGAGTTGTGGCTTGTTGGCTGAGGTTTGGGgctctgctgtgttttctgtcgAGCTGTCATGAACCTACGAACGCAGTCCACTACATTTGTAGACTCTTCCAGCGCGATTAACGTCCAGACTGATGGGGAAAGATAATTGATTTCTTGAAGGTGTTTAAGAAAATTACTGTTAAGAATACACTGTTAATCAGTTGTAGAGCTGGATTGCCTTtttatttaatctaattttgtTAACACATTAGCAAGTGAATAAAGGAGTAAAAACAACATACTCTGGTTAAACATTAAGCCATTTGACCAGCTCACACAATgtcatttgtttaaatatggCCTGGTGGCAGACTGGCCTTCAACTGTTTGCAGTGTAGTCAATTAGAGGCAAGCACTTCAACTCTGTTCCACAAATGATAAGCCGAATGATATCTGCACTACCCTATGCACATTTGTATGCAAACCATGTGGTTCTTTACAATCAAATACTTAAGCTCAATAAAGTGCTTTGACTAGACTCCTCATCTGCAGCATACCACATGACAGCTACAAATTGAAACAATTTTTCATCCTTCATCctatttttctgttaaaaaaaatgtctggaagaaatgtgtttcttatttttaagtcagatattttgtaaaatcagCAGTGCCAAGTAGTGCAAGGACAGGCAATTTTGAACTTTACTTATGTTATCATTCCTTGCCTTTGAGAGTAATGCATTTCATAGAGCTCGCTGTTGtccattcctttttttttttaaaagaagcatCAACATAATTTATACACTCAAACATTCCACATAAACAACACTGTTAATATAATTAAGGCCACTGCCACATTTTGTTCACCaggaatgtattttttttactgcaaaaaGAGTAAtgaaagtacagtgaattttaaCAGGGGAGTCTCTAGAAATATTAATATTCTTTGCTGCATACTTTCATTCAGAGAAGACTGACGGGAGTGCAAAGAAGGGATAAATTCTTCACTTAACATCATCAGACCAAGCATGTGATCACTCTGAGCTGTGTGGCATTTAAAGATAAGCTTAAAACCAAGACACCTGTACCAAGATACAGGGATTAGGGGTGTGCATGGAGGATCAATTCTGTGTCTGAGATGGAATCAGATTTATTGGGAGGGGAGCTGGAAAAGGAGATCATCACAAGAACATGTTTATGATTTTAATGTTACTGTTTTGCCATGTTGGTAGGGTTAATGTGCTGCACACACCTACTGTACACAAAGAACGCATCCGGCTTGTTTAAGCTACTGTTGTTGAAATGACATCAGGTAAAACTAGTCTAGCAATACTGAATATGAAGGTTACAACAGTAGACCTACAGTCTATTACAAAATAAGAACTAACTCTAACATTCAGTCCTTAAGGGGAGATACTGAAACTTGTGTTATACCTCAAAACTCTGTAGTTTCGTATGTATCCAGCGGCCTCATTCTCTGTATTGTTATGTACATAATCAAAGGCACCACAAAATAATGCATACAGTAAGCCACAGGAtgtcatgggtatttatcatCAT
Coding sequences within:
- the LOC126408734 gene encoding FH2 domain-containing protein 1-like → MQPGDPPAPPPPPPPPPPPPPPPPPPPPPVPGLPPSLHGPGLSAKGAHRRSKMRNFNWETLPKHSVVGKHNIWTADKTDGEYELDTDHMEELFSHKQDQQQLKAQNRQSLRGLPSTASGGVMVSILNSKRSMNIGIFLKQFKRPVKEIIEEIKSGSSLGFASGKLRELCKLLPDEWEQKQLVDFKGDHSTLPEADLFMLMLVKIPSYEERLSSLVLKEEFFPLMDEMKEFIATMTAAGKELLESDHLHSVIRLVLKTGNYMNAGGYAGSAVGFRMASLLKLADTKANKPGMNLMHYVVMQAQKVDVELLKFTDELKHIEAAARINKGEIEAEFEKQVKKVQDAKADILKEEDLMAQMEDFLKEADACLAEIETDLQELQSVSDSVAEYFCENPDKFKLEECCSIFNSFFEKFKRAMQENKAREVAEMQRRHRERLQIAAKRRSTATCSSRDKELDGVALQSMLQNLLTNRASRRRIGTGRPSSMFGSPTGGSPNNGSLSEITSRANLPPGDEKSGGPIRVKDMGRKEWNSAFELTENPSQKKAQSNIEDNKTKADIPHEEEVKTSRKEDLRNFTNPANRTTSISSSCRSFSATTDDSEEDLQDNNEEEAQRLREASKKVLRFQKSRGSVSSGDHSLENVKSPGPVTTLPRQRTFDEETDRYPGDPTNEDLIRFLLSPQCSSKCNLGRRHTLPTMVSKTEEEEDNLFAKPPLRTPKSAAKEKGTQAAGSAGHHSSKQVFDFTDVSHSFQKSASQDQTSPSAEKKSKPNDSMTNASDRGLGEQNEMGKAMEPTGNHLQKNSENVPPKSTWIKAENPGLFFSFLKRLGDMSKLQSSKETVHKSTDSAV